The Nitrospiria bacterium genomic interval AACGCAGGGGACGATCCATTTAAACTCCTCCGGTCCGTCGAAGAAATGGACCTGGATCTCGCACGGCTTCCGCTGCTCCGGTCCCCAGCCTTCCGCCGGATCGATGCGCAGATAGCACTGCGTCAGATCGAACCCGTAGCGGATCGCCGAAACCAGGCGCTCCGGCCCGAACCGCATGCCGGGCCGCGTCGCGTCGTAGTAACCCGCCCCTTCCCATTCAAAATAGGTGGTGCGTTTTCCGTCCAGGGTCGGATGGATGAAATTCACCGGCCCGGTCGCGTGTTTGGCCGGATGGAGGTGGAGGATGGACCGGGACAGGTATTCCGGAACCTCCTGGCCCAGATGCCGGAAGGCCCCGGCGAGGTGACTGCGGAACAGCCGGTCGAACTCGTCGTCGTGCGCGCTCGCGAAGTCGTCCCCGTACCACCAGAACCAGTCGCTGCCCTCCGCCGCGTAGATCGCCTCCCGCGCCGCCTCGCGACGCGCCGCCGGAACGGCGGCGTCGTTCAGGAGGGGTTCGAGCGCACGGCGCGCGCGGCTCAGGTAGTCCCAGGCCTGGTTCTCCTCTTCGGATCCGATCCAGATGTCGAAATCATGATGGATCCACGAACCGGAATAGAGCCGGCCGATCCGCCGCGTCGGCGGCCGGGATTCGATCGCGTCCGTGAGGCGGACCGTCCGGAAACGGTCGGACCCGGACAGGCGCCCGTACAGCTCGTTCAAAAAATATTTTCCGCTTTCGGGATAGTTCTCCCAGGGATTTTCGCCGTCCAGAATGATCGTCACCAGGGCGCCGGCGGCCTGGTCGGCCGTCGCGTCCTTGATGGCCTGAAACCGCCTGAAAAAGTCGTCGACCGCCGCGCGGGGGTCCATGCCCCCCATCGTAAAGCCGATCAGATTGGACAGATCCTTGTCCCGGAACACGATCGCCAGTTCCCGGCCGCCGGACTCCGCAAGGTAAGGCCGGTAGAGCGCCTCGGCCCGGTCCCGGGTCGGCATCGACTGCAGCAGAACTTCCTCGTCCGTCGCCATCCAGCGGAGGCCGGCCTCGGCCAGCAGCGGGATGATCTCCGGACAGACCGACCCTTCCGACGGCCAGCAGCCCTGCGGCCTCCGTCCGATCCGGCGGGCGTGAAACTCCACCGCCCGCCGGATCTGCTCCCGGGCGTCGTCGGGCGCCTGGAAACGCTCCGGCAGCGTCGCCTGCGGCATGCACCGCCGGGCGATATCGGTGTCGTAGAGCAGCGGAAGGATGGGATGGTAGAACGGACTGGTGGTCAATTCGATCTGACCGGCGGCTTCCAGGTCGCGGTATAGCGGAACGACGCGACGCAGCACGTCCTGCTGGCACCGGATCACCTCGGCCTTATCCTCTTCCGTAAAGTCCCTGCCCTTGCGCCGGAGTTCCTTTAGAACCGGCGATCCCTCGACGGCCTTGAACCCGAACCAGGCCAGGTTGAAGAGCACCTGGAGGTCCCGGTAATCCTTCGGTTTGAACGGCGCGGCGGCGTTCCGACGGTCGTCGTCCCAGTGCCATCCGCGCCGGCCGAGCAACTCGTAATACCGCGGCCAGGGTTTCACCATCGTTTCCCAGTTCGCCATGAAGAAGTAGCGCAGAAGAAAGCGCTGCTCGTCCGGCTCCAGCTCCGTCGCCGGCTTGAGCGTCCGCTCCAGAAACAGGTCCTTGGCCCTTCCTTCCTCGTATTCCTCCAGCTGAAGGAGCAACGACGGGACCAGGTTCACGGAGATTCGGATTTCCGGAAAATCCTTCAACACGGCCGCCATGTCGTGGTAGGCCTTGACGGCGTGCAGCCGGACCCAGGGGAGGGTGTATTCTCCGGTCTGCGGGTCCTTGTAAAAGGGCTGGTGGTGATGCCAGAGAAAGGCGATCCTAAGCGGTTCCATTCTCGTCTTCCGATTAGATTATGATCTTAGCATAAACAGGCGGATACTGGGAAGGCGGAGGGTTTAATACTGGATCAGGGATAGAATGTCGTGCGCCTTGAACTTGTCGCGGCCCTTCAACCCGACGAGCTCCACCAGAAAGGCCAGGCCGCAGATCTCGCCGCCCAGCTGCCGGACCAGGTCGACCGCCGCCGCCATCGTGCCGCCCGTCGCCAGAAGGTCGTCCACGAGCAGTACGCGCTCGCCCCGCGCAATCGCGTCCCGGTGCACGGCGATCGTGTTGCGGCCGTACTCCAGGGAATAGGTCGATTCGTACACGTCCGCCGGCAATTTTCCCGGTTTGCGGATCGGCACGAACCCCGCCCCGAGCTGGTGCGCCAGCGGCGCGCCGAAGATGAACCCGCGGGCCTCGATCGCGGCCACTTTCCGGACGCCGGCGCTTCGGTAGGACTCGGCCAGCGCCTCCAGAATCGTGGAGAAGGCCTTCGGGTCCTTAAGCAGGGTCGTGATGTCGTAGAAGAGAATCCCCTTCTTGGGAAAGTCCGGAATCTCGCGAATCGACGATTTCAGCGCGTTGAGCTTCCCGTCGCGCCGGGGGGACGCCGGCGCCATCAGAGGATCTCCTCCGGTTTGATCGTCTTCTGGTCGATGATCGCGCGAAGCTTGGTGATGGCCGAATGCTCGATCTGCCGCACGCGTTCCCGCGTCAGGCCGAAAATATTCCCGATCTCCTCCAGGGTGTGCGACATCTCGCCGGCCAGGCCGAAGCGCAAGGTGACCACTTTGCGCTCGTTGTCCTTGAGCGTCCCGAGCCATTTCTCGATCTCCTCACGGTTGCGGATGCCGATGGCCATGATCGACGGCGGGATCTGCGACCGGTCCTCGATGACATCCTTGAGCGAGGTGTCTTCCCGGCCCCCGATCGGGCTGTCCAGCGAATAGGTCTTCCGGATGAGCTGCTGGATTTCGATAATTTCATCCTCCTTGACTTTCATCCGGCGGGCCACTTCCTTCGCGGAGGGCACGTGATTCATCTCCTGCATCAATTGCTCCGAGACGGCCATGTAGTGGTTCAGCTTCTCGACCACGTGCACCGGGAGACGGATCATCTTGCTCTGATTGATGATCGCCCGTTCGATGGCCTGCCGGATCCACCAGGAGGCGTAGGTGCTGAATTTAAAGCCCCGCTTGTAATCGAATTTCTCGACGGCCCGGATCAGCCCGATGTTGCCCTCCTCGATGATGTCCGAGAAGGGCAGCCCGCGGTTGATGTAGCGCTTGCCCATGCTGACCACCAGCCGGAGGTTGGACTCGATCATCTGCTGGCGGGCGGACTCGTCGCCCTGCTCCTGTATCCGCTTTCCGAGGTCCTGTTCCTGCTCAAAGGTCAGGAGGACCGATTTGCGGATCTCCTTCAGGTAGCTTTTGATGGCGTCCATCGTCTCGGCCGGCTCGGGCTCGGCTTCGAGCTTCTCCTCCGCCTCCTCCAAAGCGGCCTCGCCCGGCTCGGCCTCTTCGTCCAGGGAACCGGGCTTTTCGTGGTCGTCGGAATAACTGGTCATGGCGGGAACCCCTCGGCGAAAGCGTGCTGCAAAGCGGCGATGGAAAAACCGCTACGAATGATACCGGATCGAAAAATCTTTGAAGCTTTTCTCGGCCGCTTTCCAGCGGACCTGGACATCCTCGACCCTGGCGCGCGGCGGTCCGCTCCGGAGCTGATCGATCAGGATCTCGATCACCGCCCGATCGCCCTCCGCAAGCACCTCGACGCGGCCGTCCGGAAGATTGCGGCAGAAACCGGTCAGGCCCAGGCGAAGCGCCGCTTCCTGTGTGAACGCCCGGTAATATACACCTTGCACAAGACCGCTGACAAGTATCTCGGCACTCATGGGCATTGAGAATGATAAAGATGGTCGGGACCAAATCCGCGCCGATGGATTCGATCCGTAACAAATATGGTCGGGGCGCGCGGATTTGAACCGCGGACATCCAGCTCCCGAAGCTGGCGCGCTACCGGGCTGCGCTACGCCCCGAAATAAACCGGTGACTTGATGAGAGTGGTTTGATGCCGGTGAACGAAACCGCTTCCTGAGGATTCACTTTCATCCAGCACCCGGCATCCCGCATTTGAATCCATGCGCCTCGGCCACGCCCGGATGCGTGACCTTTCCTTTATAAATGTTGACGCCCTTGGCCAAGGCCGCATCGCGCCGGCAGGCTTCCGACACGCCCCGCCCTGCAAGCTCCAAAAGATACGGAAGGGTCACGTGAACGAGCGCCGACGTCCCCGTCCGCGGAAAGGCCCCCGGCATGTTGGCGACGCAATAATGGATCACGCCGTCGACCGCGTAGACCGGA includes:
- a CDS encoding acylphosphatase, translated to MPMSAEILVSGLVQGVYYRAFTQEAALRLGLTGFCRNLPDGRVEVLAEGDRAVIEILIDQLRSGPPRARVEDVQVRWKAAEKSFKDFSIRYHS
- a CDS encoding sigma-70 family RNA polymerase sigma factor, with translation MTSYSDDHEKPGSLDEEAEPGEAALEEAEEKLEAEPEPAETMDAIKSYLKEIRKSVLLTFEQEQDLGKRIQEQGDESARQQMIESNLRLVVSMGKRYINRGLPFSDIIEEGNIGLIRAVEKFDYKRGFKFSTYASWWIRQAIERAIINQSKMIRLPVHVVEKLNHYMAVSEQLMQEMNHVPSAKEVARRMKVKEDEIIEIQQLIRKTYSLDSPIGGREDTSLKDVIEDRSQIPPSIMAIGIRNREEIEKWLGTLKDNERKVVTLRFGLAGEMSHTLEEIGNIFGLTRERVRQIEHSAITKLRAIIDQKTIKPEEIL
- a CDS encoding adenine phosphoribosyltransferase, producing the protein MAPASPRRDGKLNALKSSIREIPDFPKKGILFYDITTLLKDPKAFSTILEALAESYRSAGVRKVAAIEARGFIFGAPLAHQLGAGFVPIRKPGKLPADVYESTYSLEYGRNTIAVHRDAIARGERVLLVDDLLATGGTMAAAVDLVRQLGGEICGLAFLVELVGLKGRDKFKAHDILSLIQY
- a CDS encoding glycoside hydrolase family 57 protein, whose translation is MEPLRIAFLWHHHQPFYKDPQTGEYTLPWVRLHAVKAYHDMAAVLKDFPEIRISVNLVPSLLLQLEEYEEGRAKDLFLERTLKPATELEPDEQRFLLRYFFMANWETMVKPWPRYYELLGRRGWHWDDDRRNAAAPFKPKDYRDLQVLFNLAWFGFKAVEGSPVLKELRRKGRDFTEEDKAEVIRCQQDVLRRVVPLYRDLEAAGQIELTTSPFYHPILPLLYDTDIARRCMPQATLPERFQAPDDAREQIRRAVEFHARRIGRRPQGCWPSEGSVCPEIIPLLAEAGLRWMATDEEVLLQSMPTRDRAEALYRPYLAESGGRELAIVFRDKDLSNLIGFTMGGMDPRAAVDDFFRRFQAIKDATADQAAGALVTIILDGENPWENYPESGKYFLNELYGRLSGSDRFRTVRLTDAIESRPPTRRIGRLYSGSWIHHDFDIWIGSEEENQAWDYLSRARRALEPLLNDAAVPAARREAAREAIYAAEGSDWFWWYGDDFASAHDDEFDRLFRSHLAGAFRHLGQEVPEYLSRSILHLHPAKHATGPVNFIHPTLDGKRTTYFEWEGAGYYDATRPGMRFGPERLVSAIRYGFDLTQCYLRIDPAEGWGPEQRKPCEIQVHFFDGPEEFKWIVPCVFSDRPRFAVLRSADGIRYEPLGEVTTLMMGPIIELAVPFALLGWKPGKRYHFIVEIREQGNVVETYPPNGYLTLDVPDQDFEQVMWSV